The following are from one region of the Streptomyces rubrogriseus genome:
- a CDS encoding DUF1996 domain-containing protein, with translation MGRNTRKRRTPLATKIVAGAAALAVGGGGLVWANFYASAHEDHGGHNRTRSAGAQVATIDCPDVGQKIRDVPDRARGEVDGELATMDSQITNAYQRLATTRRAQAGDSQFVQNTILGPLKDRRKAIIDRIQLEINRAGGKADDNLDELAGCQGRPADQQNGGGQNGGGQNGGGQDGGQDGGGQDQEGDDDNGNGVAGPVADDFVDINDVQPNSRDSRNGLAADGDGGSTGSFTTDCGVNENNLFNSDNLIAAPGVDNGAHHTHDYVGNQDNDAFSSDEDLANADTSCQNQGDKSTYYWPVLRLQDGTQEFDANDQGGGAEGNIGKILKPAEAQIRFVGSRQGDVVAMPKFLRVITGDAKSFTNGDANANTSWSCSGFEDRQVTDKYPLCPDGSQVLRTVNFQSCWDGQNIDSANHRDHMAFVQEDGSCANGFQAVPQLQIRLAYDIPAPTVENGQVQNPYAVDSFPEQLHKPITDHNDFINVMDEDLMNEVVDCINRGEDCQ, from the coding sequence ATGGGACGCAACACGAGAAAACGCCGTACGCCGCTGGCGACCAAGATCGTAGCCGGGGCGGCGGCCCTGGCGGTCGGCGGGGGCGGGCTGGTCTGGGCCAACTTCTACGCTTCGGCGCACGAGGATCACGGGGGTCACAACCGGACCAGGTCGGCCGGCGCGCAGGTCGCGACGATCGACTGCCCCGACGTCGGCCAGAAGATCCGTGACGTGCCGGACCGGGCGCGCGGGGAGGTGGACGGCGAACTGGCCACGATGGACAGCCAGATCACCAACGCCTACCAGCGCCTGGCCACCACCCGGCGGGCGCAGGCGGGTGACTCGCAGTTCGTGCAGAACACCATTCTGGGCCCGCTCAAGGACCGGCGGAAGGCGATCATCGACCGGATCCAGCTGGAGATCAACCGGGCCGGCGGCAAGGCCGACGACAACCTGGACGAGCTGGCGGGCTGCCAGGGACGTCCCGCGGACCAGCAGAACGGCGGCGGCCAGAACGGCGGCGGCCAGAACGGGGGCGGCCAGGACGGCGGGCAGGACGGCGGCGGTCAGGACCAGGAGGGCGACGACGACAACGGCAACGGCGTCGCGGGCCCGGTCGCCGACGACTTCGTCGACATCAACGACGTCCAGCCGAACTCCCGCGACAGCCGCAACGGCCTGGCCGCCGACGGCGACGGCGGTTCCACCGGCAGCTTCACCACGGACTGCGGCGTCAACGAGAACAACCTGTTCAACAGCGACAACCTGATCGCCGCCCCGGGTGTCGACAACGGCGCGCACCACACGCACGACTACGTCGGCAACCAGGACAACGACGCCTTCTCCAGCGACGAGGATCTCGCCAACGCGGACACCTCGTGCCAGAACCAGGGCGACAAGTCCACCTACTACTGGCCGGTGCTGCGCCTCCAGGACGGTACCCAGGAGTTCGACGCGAACGACCAGGGCGGTGGCGCCGAGGGCAACATCGGCAAGATCCTCAAGCCGGCCGAGGCCCAGATCAGGTTCGTCGGCAGCCGGCAGGGCGACGTGGTCGCGATGCCGAAGTTCCTGCGCGTCATCACCGGCGACGCCAAGTCCTTCACCAACGGCGACGCCAACGCCAACACCTCGTGGAGCTGCTCCGGCTTCGAGGACCGGCAGGTGACGGACAAGTACCCGCTCTGCCCCGACGGCAGCCAGGTGCTGCGCACGGTCAACTTCCAGAGCTGCTGGGACGGCCAGAACATCGACAGCGCCAACCACCGGGACCACATGGCGTTCGTCCAGGAGGACGGCAGCTGCGCGAACGGCTTCCAGGCCGTGCCCCAGCTGCAGATCCGCCTCGCGTACGACATTCCGGCCCCGACCGTCGAGAACGGCCAGGTGCAGAACCCGTACGCCGTGGACAGCTTCCCGGAGCAGTTGCACAAGCCGATCACGGATCACAACGACTTCATCAACGTCATGGACGAGGACCTGATGAACGAGGTGGTCGACTGCATCAACCGCGGCGAGGACTGCCAGTAG
- a CDS encoding tetratricopeptide repeat protein yields MDQDWEERVRAAWAAFDDYAEEDAADFRAVVDALADELPADSPLGLFERACAWDSTGHSDRAVPLYREALERGLGEASAYKGRRAKIQLSSSLRNTGHPEEGVKLLSPELVAPSDELDDAVRATLALCLSSMGRDREGLSLVLGALAPHLPRYQRSMANYARLLVEPEE; encoded by the coding sequence GTGGACCAGGACTGGGAAGAGCGGGTGAGAGCCGCCTGGGCGGCGTTCGACGACTACGCCGAGGAGGACGCGGCCGACTTCCGGGCGGTCGTCGACGCCCTCGCCGACGAGTTGCCCGCGGACAGCCCCCTCGGCCTGTTCGAGCGGGCCTGCGCCTGGGACTCCACGGGCCACTCCGACCGGGCGGTGCCGCTGTACCGCGAGGCGCTGGAGCGCGGACTCGGCGAGGCGAGCGCCTACAAGGGGCGGCGGGCGAAGATCCAGCTCTCCAGCTCGCTGCGGAACACCGGGCACCCGGAGGAGGGCGTGAAGCTGCTCTCGCCGGAACTGGTCGCCCCGTCGGACGAGTTGGACGACGCCGTGCGCGCCACGCTCGCGCTCTGCCTGTCGAGCATGGGCCGCGACCGCGAGGGCCTGTCCCTGGTGCTCGGCGCGCTGGCACCCCATCTGCCGCGCTACCAGAGGTCGATGGCCAACTACGCGCGGCTGCTGGTGGAGCCGGAGGAGTAG
- a CDS encoding LuxR C-terminal-related transcriptional regulator, protein MRVVLAEDLFLLRDGLVRLLEAHDFEIAAAVETGPELSRALAELEPDVAVVDVRLPPTLTDEGLQCALQARRDRPGMPVLVLSQHVEQLYARELLADGSGGVGYLLKDRVFDAEQFVDAVRRVASGGTAMDPQVIQQLLSRRAAEDRPLERLTPRELEVLELMAQGRTNAAIAGRLVVTERAIAKHTANIFAKLSLEVSDDDNRRVLAVLAYLDRGR, encoded by the coding sequence TTGCGCGTTGTCCTAGCCGAAGACCTGTTCCTGCTGCGCGACGGACTGGTCCGGCTCCTGGAGGCCCACGACTTCGAGATCGCCGCGGCCGTCGAGACCGGCCCCGAACTGTCCCGGGCCCTGGCCGAACTGGAGCCGGACGTCGCCGTGGTCGACGTGCGGCTGCCGCCCACGCTCACCGACGAGGGCCTGCAGTGCGCGTTGCAGGCCCGCCGCGACCGGCCCGGAATGCCGGTGCTGGTCCTCTCCCAGCACGTGGAGCAGCTGTACGCGCGCGAGCTGCTGGCCGACGGGAGTGGCGGGGTGGGCTACCTGCTCAAGGACCGGGTCTTCGACGCGGAGCAGTTCGTGGACGCCGTACGGCGGGTGGCGTCGGGCGGTACGGCGATGGACCCGCAGGTCATCCAGCAGCTGCTGAGCCGGCGCGCGGCGGAGGACCGGCCGCTGGAGCGGCTCACCCCGCGCGAGCTGGAGGTGCTGGAGCTGATGGCGCAGGGCCGGACCAACGCGGCGATCGCGGGCAGGCTCGTCGTCACCGAGCGGGCGATCGCGAAGCACACGGCGAACATCTTCGCGAAGCTGAGCCTGGAGGTCTCGGACGACGACAACCGCCGTGTCCTGGCGGTTCTGGCGTATCTGGACCGCGGCCGCTGA